A segment of the Echinicola strongylocentroti genome:
GTTCTGATGTCATAAATTTATTTTCGTTTAATTGATTTTTAAGAGATGCGAATTTCGTCAAATTTTATGGCTTTACCTAAATCTCTACGGTGATCTTTCTAGGGGCATTTGGATTCCATTGGATTTTGGAAATTATTCTCCAAAAGTGCTCCACGGTAATGGGTTTGATGCAAGGATTGTTGCCACGAAGACGCTAAGGCACTATGATGGGCGTGTGGTCGGTGCCTTGTGTTTACAAATAAAAAAACAGTAGGTGGTGTTGAGTTGAAAACTCAATGCTAGTAGGTTCCGCAGCACAGCTGTCGGAACAACCATGTCCGTCAGGCTAACGCATGTGAGTTGCTGAAATTCTATATCCTTATTGATATCTATGCTCCTCACAAATGGCCTAGGGGGATTTCAAATCCCCATTATTCTGGTTCGGGATTTTAAATCCCGAACAGCTAAGACAGCTAAGTTTGGCAGCACAGCTGTCGGAACAACGGGAGGGTATTTGTCTTGCAATCACCGCCCTTTACCAAAAAAACTTAGTGTCTTGGTGACTTAGTGGCCTTTTGTTTCATTGCCATGCAATAGTGCATTCTGTGAATAACCCTGCTTACAGAAAAAATAAAACCTTCCATCCAGAAAAATTGCTTTATCCTAGTTATTGATAAAGGTTCTTTTTGTCGTTTTCCTTTTCTATTGGAGTGATATCGAGGTATATAATTTGGATTTTGTTCCTTCCTTCATTTTTAAAGTACTTTTGCTTAAACCTTGAGATGACGAAACTTCCGGCCAGCAAAGCACCAGATATGATAAGGCCACCCTTGGAGTAGGAGAGTTCACCTTCCGTGTAGAGGCTATTAATAGTTTCGGCGGTCAGCAGGAGGGCGCCCGCTGCGGCGAATATTGTGCTGAAGCTCTTTATCGTCCGGTTTTGCTCTCTGGTGTCGCGTACATCTACCACGGCGATGTTTTCCGGGCGGATGATGTTTTCCCGAAGTACCAGGAAATCACGGTGGATTTCTTTGATCTGATCACTGATGAAGTAGCTCATGTCCTTGGTTTGGTAGGTGATCAGGTCGCCTTCTTCATACTTGATACGTGTTTTTTGATTTCCGCCCTTCTGAAGGATCATGTATCGCTGTGCATGTGCAGAGGAGAGTCCAAGGGTCGTCAGCGCAAACAAACTGCAAAAAAGAAACAAACTGATATTCTTGTTCATAAACTAATCGGTTTAGTAATGGAAAAAGCTCTATTATTAACGTTTGATTGATTCTCAGGTTTTATTTTAGCACCATTGTGAAATGGATTTGGCCATTTTCAACATTACTTGTTGTGGTGTTTTACCGAATTCCTCGGCGGAGCTATGTGTTTTCCTCACATTAGATGGATGCTGGAAGCGCTTCTTTATTGTCGAGGCCTTTTCCTGGGTTGGGGCAGGTATTTACGAATAAAAAAAGCATTTCAGGCAAAATGATGTTCCTGAAATGCTTGGCTTTATATTTTTATAATGGGATTTCAGACCTTGGTGATCCACCCATGTGTGTCTTCTTGTCGGCCATATTTAATGGCATCAAGGGTTTCCAGTACTTGGTAGGAGAAGGAGTCGGCTGGCTTCTCAGGCAGGTCGTAATCCTTGTCCCCAACGTTGATTTTGTGGATATGGGCGATTGTGGCAGCAGTGCCTGTGCCAAATGCCTCTTGAAGACTGTTGTTGTCCAATGACTCTTTGAGCTCGTCCACGGTTAGGAAGCGTTCCTCTATTTTGAGGCCTTTTTCTTTGGCCAAGGTCAAAACAGAATCTCTGGTAATGCCCTTGAGAATGGTGCCCTTGGAAGTGGGAGCAGTGATAAGCGTGTCATTGATGATGAACATCACGTTCATAGTACCGCTTTCCTCGATGTTTTGATGGCTTTTTCCGTCTGTCCAGAGCAATTGGTCATAGCCTTGTCTTTGGGCGATTTGGGCAGGGTAGAGCGAGCCGGCATAGTTTCCTGCTGCTTTTGCTTGTCCTGTTCCTCCTTCTGCCGCACGCGTGAAGTTGGTCTCTACTTTTACCGATACAGGCTTGGCGTAATAGTGCCCCACGGGACAAGTGAAAATCATAAACTTATATGTGGCGGATGGCCGAATGCCCAGGTAATCGTCCGTAGCAAAGATAAAAGGACGAATATAGAGCGAACAGCCCGGTTTATTAGGGATCCAGTCCCTGTCTACCTCTAGAAGTTTTCTTAACCCCTCCATGAAAATTTCCTCAGGAATCTGGGGGATGCACAGCCGGTCTGCTGATTCATTGAGACGACGTTGATTGGCGTCTGGTCGGAAGATCAGCACGTTGTTGTGGTCGTCTTTATAGGCTTTCAGGCCTTCAAAGACAGACTGTCCGTAATGCAAGGTGGCATTAGCTGGATTAAGGTTCAATGGCCCATAGGGTTCCACTCGGAAATCTTGCCATTCCCCGTTTTTATAGTCGGCCACAAACATGTGGTCACTCATTACTTGTCCAAAACTCAGGTTCTCAAAATCAGTTCCTGGCAACTTAGATTGGCTAGTTTGTTTTATTTGGATGTCTATTGTTGTGTTCATGGTATTAAACTCTAGATTCCCACGTGATCTCTTTTACTTCTACTTCTATTGCTATCATCCTTCCCAGAACAAACAGGTAATCTGAAAGTCTGTTGAGGTATTTGATTATTATTTCATCCACTGCCTCTTGGGAATGGAGTGCGGTGACCCTTCTTTCGGCTCTCCTGCACACTGTTCTTGCCACATGGCTGTAGGAGATGGCTGAGTGCCCTCCGGGCAATATGAACTTTTTCAGAGCAGGAAGTTTTTCTTCCATCAGGTCGATTTCCCTTTCTAAATAAGTAACATCCTCTTCTAGGATGTCTGGCTTCTTCACCTTGTTGTTGCCTTGCTCGGTGGCCAAGTCCGCACCAATAGTAAAC
Coding sequences within it:
- a CDS encoding cob(I)yrinic acid a,c-diamide adenosyltransferase, producing the protein MKLYTKGGDQGQTSLLGGSRVSKADLRIEAYGTIDELNAFLGLLKDQEVNQKRSGQLKTIQDRLFTIGADLATEQGNNKVKKPDILEEDVTYLEREIDLMEEKLPALKKFILPGGHSAISYSHVARTVCRRAERRVTALHSQEAVDEIIIKYLNRLSDYLFVLGRMIAIEVEVKEITWESRV
- a CDS encoding branched-chain amino acid aminotransferase, which produces MNTTIDIQIKQTSQSKLPGTDFENLSFGQVMSDHMFVADYKNGEWQDFRVEPYGPLNLNPANATLHYGQSVFEGLKAYKDDHNNVLIFRPDANQRRLNESADRLCIPQIPEEIFMEGLRKLLEVDRDWIPNKPGCSLYIRPFIFATDDYLGIRPSATYKFMIFTCPVGHYYAKPVSVKVETNFTRAAEGGTGQAKAAGNYAGSLYPAQIAQRQGYDQLLWTDGKSHQNIEESGTMNVMFIINDTLITAPTSKGTILKGITRDSVLTLAKEKGLKIEERFLTVDELKESLDNNSLQEAFGTGTAATIAHIHKINVGDKDYDLPEKPADSFSYQVLETLDAIKYGRQEDTHGWITKV